A genomic stretch from Aedes albopictus strain Foshan chromosome 2, AalbF5, whole genome shotgun sequence includes:
- the LOC109403630 gene encoding RING finger protein vilya: MSGHRWIHCNICYHLLTKKERRFFLMSCQHTLCKDCMANSNRGTCCPVCKRQGLQFVEICNTMDKKFKALFDPDVPKTIEQSCKIINFQTKQKQHLIDYLNYMDEKILKAEQMEQKLKKKVYELQQLYQKTRNYRRNKQEALRQQMNLEAAAAEAAAAAAAAEEGESPPLGADHSSHRRNQESNFFEDHAKSSGSNGSRLSTDSRGRRDSFLNLKGSSSSSDSVRSVDFGTTPSSGDRSTGRINESFQHLRLDSE; encoded by the exons ATGTCCGGCCACAGGTGGATCCACTGCAACATCTGCTACCACTTGCTAACGAAAAAGGAGCGTCGTTTCTTTCTGATGAGCTGCCAGCATACACTTTGCAAGGACTGCATGGCGAATTCGA ATCGCGGAACATGCTGCCCGGTGTGCAAAAGGCAGGGTTTGCAGTTCGTGGAAATCTGCAACACG ATGGACAAGAAGTTTAAAGCGCTGTTTGACCCGGATGTACCGAAAACCATCGAGCAGTCGTGCAAGATCATCAACTTTCAAACGAAGCAGAAGCAACATTTGATCGACTACCTGAATTACATG gacgaaaaaatcctgaaagccgAACAAATGGAACAGAAATTGAAAAAGAAAGTCTACGAATTGCAGCAGCTGTACCAGAAGACGCGTAACTACCGACGGAACAAACAGGAAGCCCTCCGGCAACAGATGAACCTGGAAGCGGCAGCCGCGGAGGCGGCAGCGGCAGCGGCTGCCGCTGAGGAAGGTGAGAGCCCTCCGTTGGGTGCGGATCATTCCAGCCACAGACGAAACCAGGAGTCAAATTTCTTCGAAGACCACGCGAAAAGCTCCGGAAGCAATGGCAGCCGGTTGTCGACGGATAGC AGAGGACGCCGTGATTCGTTCCTGAATTTGAAG GGATCTTCGTCGTCTAGTGATTCGGTACGTTCAGTGGACTTTGGCACAACTCCGTCCAGTGGCGATCGATCAACGGGTCGAATTAACGAATCATTCCAGCACCTGCGGCTCGATAGTGAGTGA
- the LOC134288437 gene encoding uncharacterized protein LOC134288437 — MAPDPPSFDSGGNNSGSSTNTTRQYQTYEYNHSDVAPFRVIVQLNDDDGGQLRANKLSLGKVLSRVEEYKQDITNMRALGRNKVLVFLRSFQTANKLQSDKLLRSNNYKAYIPRSFVSVTGVVAGVPTDMTIDEIQDNIACQYPILAINRLHRYVSGRKMEAHRISITFRASTLPAEVRLFCCINSVRPFVNKPVLCLNCLRYNHATDSCRSKKRYPNCTQQHEGLEQGDCPNKAKCLYCKEEPNHRTSDEQCAERQRQRNIKMIMAKSTLTYMEAKEQFPIFTENRYNLLENAEEFPTLPTTFAKMTAGHYKTKSTQQYRPQKPKRPNEDVIIADQVQVFAEPKKKKVNAEKETEKNGVALFNTYKASDFERFVQRIEEQRKQQQSHGYERGLERGTMEYAEEEGATGMTNSPRSCNTATNVTRHGRIRSRSPDNRI, encoded by the coding sequence ATGGCGCCTGACCCGCCGAGCTTCGACTCGGGAGGGAATAACTCCGGAAGCAGCACTAATACTACCAGACAATACCAAACATACGAGTACAACCACAGCGACGTAGCGCCGTTTCGTGTGATAGTACAACTCAATGACGATGATGGAGGCCAGCTGCGTGCAAACAAGCTGTCGCTTGGCAAAGTGTTGTCAAGGGTTGAGGAGTACAAACAAGACATAACCAACATGCGTGCTCTAGGCAGGAACAAAGTGCTAGTGTTCCTGAGAAGCTTCCAAACGGCGAACAAATTGCAATCCGACAAACTGTTGCGCAGCAACAACTATAAGGCGTACATCCCACGAAGCTTCGTGTCGGTGACGGGTGTCGTGGCTGGCGTGCCGACAGACATGACGATCGACGAAATACAAGACAACATCGCGTGTCAGTACCCAATCTTGGCCATCAATCGCTTGCACCGGTACGTCTCTGGTAGAAAAATGGAAGCCCACCGAATCAGCATCACGTTTCGAGCAAGTACTCTGCCGGCGGAAGTTCGCCTCTTCTGCTGTATCAACTCAGTACGACCATTTGTAAACAAGCCAGTACTCTGCCTGAACTGTCTCAGGTATAACCATGCCACGGATAGCTGCAGATCCAAAAAGCGGTACCCGAACTGCACTCAGCAGCACGAGGGACTCGAACAAGGAGACTGCCCTAACAAAGCTAAGTGCCTGTACTGTAAGGAGGAACCGAATCACAGGACGTCGGACGAACAATGCGCGGAAAGGCAGAGACAGAGGAATATAAAGATGATCATGGCCAAATCCACCCTGACCTACATGGAAGCTAAGGAACAATTCCCGATTTTCACTGAAAATCGCTACAACCTGCTTGAAAATGCTGAGGAGTTCCCGACTCTCCCAACTACCTTCGCCAAAATGACAGCTGGTCATTATAAAACCAAAAGCACGCAGCAATATCGTCCACAAAAACCCAAACGACCGAACGAGGACGTGATCATCGCGGATCAAGTACAGGTGTTTGCTGAGCCGAAGAAGAAGAAAGTTAATGCGGAAAAGGAGACTGAGAAGAACGGAGTAGCTCTTTTCAATACCTACAAAGCATCCGATTTTGAACGTTTCGTGCAGCGCATCGAGGAGCAGCGTAAACAACAGCAAAGCCACGGATACGAGCGTGGACTCGAGCGTGGAACCATGGAGTATGCTGAAGAAGAAGGAGCAACAGGTATGACAAACAGCCCCAGGAGTTGCAACACCGCAACGAACGTGACGAGACATGGTAGGATCCGGAGTCGCAGTCCTGATAACAGAATCTAA